The Choristoneura fumiferana chromosome 10, NRCan_CFum_1, whole genome shotgun sequence genome has a segment encoding these proteins:
- the capu gene encoding formin protein cappuccino yields MGNSQGNEKQSKTGKSPAKGKNFLRNRKSPSRESKKHGRKKSGAKREALDREFDKTPDSDNVEVIEASASDNDAVECASKAGESVQSEVTVSRCGRSATRGGSTPGSSVLSGALTPLAVELNQCYYSAESSAHDAPRTLTPTPAPDMPHDDAASSLSDDLEKEEKSDVFDDSDKSDNEKVMGAILSGSRERPPHECSHEFREHRLKASPAQSSFTVSRHRRVELQPVQAVVAVATARDPDNVPEPERRAASVSEVPLESNVLRKVASLTLEKHSEPRVLRPKFVPEKLNFQLYEKFEGQMLLNWFMSSISDNNHLKTLLTSQDLKNLGIQYCTHLLAAGVLQQISDKDAPSESIFKPNLMYYWSHMEAPVSQPITPGRLHASAWPHDKEVYRNVAQDQFTNLRNVENNRFFNQNNNDEIADINEAKVVIAQLKNRLLDLEIQLEKIKLNAQIETINKNLEKCFPQDESNKVKFANKEVQTTCELNGLPNKPVITLPDNDSSVLRTSVASGSTLDVSSVACNTEIFNNYKDGSKTEQRSENIENYCKLNKIRDYEETTRNGDKSENDSNELKIEEKDRKEGSGDKAVTVSQHGSMESSSEASFFSINNSTELITSKHESSSDIIRKDNVLKPVLNSTNIPTTQILYQNNEANTTVERAMISMSNQTDKASPEADSREVGIQRKWGPHLVEPSVIVKATPPPAPPQPESLEPTTDPPISILQNHTALSVLKNECSNTPTSPVTPIAPGPPSLPPTAKLDPALPTSPLIRSPPAPLQPQMPKMSPPPPPPPPPPPLPEVNMPPPPPMSEIGPPPPPPPPMPEMLGMGSSPTPMSGTEFPLPLTMGPPPPPMPGMAPPPPPMPGMGPPPPPMPGMGPPPPPMPGMGPPPPPMPGMGPPPPPMPGMGPPPPPMPGMGPPPPPMPGMGPPPPPMPGMGPPPPPMPGMGPPPPPPPASFGGPPPPGPPPPMGPVPFPAPPAGGWNMQRSSLRKIPVKPAAPMKPLYWTRILAPPVPTLQGEVVSPPLKPLWLEIEETSLDNIDEFTDLFSRQVVKAPVKKKVEVKTKIQPVKILESKRSQNVGILAQSLHVEFSEIENAIYNFDTSVVSLEALQQIYEMRASEEELSMIKEHLRSKPDVPLDKPEAFLHDLSGIPNFAERISCFMFQAEFEDAVSTTMHKLDNLKHTCEFLTTSEALKKVFAIILTLGNYMNGGNGQRGQADGFGLEILSKLKDVKSKRSNVTLLHFIVRTYLRVCGGALSGACALPVPEPGDVARAAAVDFAAAAQHLQALTEQLAAQ; encoded by the exons ATGGGGAACAGTCAGGGAAACGAAAAACAAAGCAAGACAGGTAAATCACCAGCGAAGGGGAAGAACTTCTTGCGAAATAGAAAATCCCCCAGCAGGGAGAGCAAGAAACATGGACGGAAAAAGAGCGGTGCGAAACGAGAGGCGCTCGACAGGGAGTTTGATAAAACGCCAGATTCCGATAACGTTGAAGTGATCGAGGCGTCAGCGTCAGATAACGACGCGGTCGAGTGCGCGTCGAAAGCGGGCGAGAGTGTGCAGTCAGAGGTAACGGTGTCCAGGTGCGGGCGGTCAGCGACCCGCGGCGGCTCCACGCCCGGCTCGTCAGTGCTCTCGGGCGCGCTCACGCCGCTCGCCGTCGAGCTCAACCAGTGCTACTACTCCGCGGAGAGCAGCGCGCACGACGCGCCGCGCACGCTGACGCCGACGCCCGCGCCCGACATGCCGCACGATGATGCCGCCTCCTCGCTCTCCGACGACttagaaaaagaagaaaagtcTGACGTTTTCGATGACAGTGACAAAAGTGACAATGAAAAGGTTATGGGTGCGATATTGTCTGGTAGCCGTGAGCGGCCGCCGCACGAGTGCAGCCACGAGTTCCGGGAGCACCGGCTGAAGGCGTCGCCGGCGCAGAGCTCGTTCACGGTCTCGCGGCACCGGCGCGTCGAGCTGCAACCCGTGCAGGCCGTGGTCGCCGTCGCCACCGCCCGGGACCCCGACAATG TTCCAGAGCCGGAACGACGGGCTGCGAGCGTGAGCGAGGTGCCTCTGGAGTCCAACGTGCTGCGGAAGGTGGCTTCGCTCACGCTCGAGAAACACTCCGAGCCGAGGGTACTCCGCCCCAAGTTTGTGCCGGAGAAACTCAACTTCCAACTCTACGAGAAATTCGAAG ggCAGATGCTACTCAACTGGTTCATGTCATCAATTTCCGATAATAATCACTTGAAAACCCTCCTCACGTCTCAAGATCTGAAAAACCTTGGGATTCAATATTGCACGCACCTGTTGGCTGCTGGTGTTCTTCAGCAGATTTCGGATAAGGATGCCCCATcagaaagtatttttaag CCTAATCTGATGTATTATTGGAGTCACATGGAGGCGCCTGTTTCTCAACCAATCACTCCTGGGCGACTGCACGCGTCAGCCTGGCCCCATGACAAAGAAGTGTACCGCAATGTGGCTCAAGACCAGTTCACAAATCTGCGTAATGTTGAAAACAACAGATTCtttaaccaaaataataatGACGAAATAGCTGACATCAATGAAGCTAAAGTAGTCATAGCTCAGCTGAAAAATAGACTATTAGATTTAGAAATAcagttagaaaaaataaaattgaatgctCAAATAGaaacaatcaacaaaaattTAGAGAAATGTTTTCCTCAAGATGAATCAAACAAAGTGAAGTTTGCGAACAAGGAAGTCCAAACTACTTGTGAACTGAACGGACTTCCCAATAAACCTGTGATAACTTTACCTGATAATGATTCCAGTGTTTTAAGAACAAGTGTAGCAAGTGGTAGTACATTAGATGTAAGTAGTGTAGCTTGTAatactgaaatatttaataattataaagatgGAAGTAAAACTGAACAGAGATCTGAAAATATAGAAAATtattgtaagttaaataaaatcagaGATTATGAAGAAACAACAAGGAATGGAGACAAATCTGAAAATGATAGCAATGAATTGAAAATTGAAGAAAAAGATAGAAAAGAAGGTTCTGGAGATAAAGCTGTAACTGTTTCACAGCATGGCTCTATGGAGAGTTCCTCAGAGGCTTCCttttttagtataaataattcCACCGAGCTAATTACTAGCAAACATGAAAGTTCCTCAGACATAATTAGGAAAGACAATGTATTAAAACCTGTATTAAATTCTACAAACATTCCAACTACTCAAATATTGTATCAAAATAATGAAGCAAATACTACTGTAGAAAGAGCCATGATTTCAATGTCAAATCAAACTGATAAGGCTTCACCTGAGGCTGACTCTAGGGAGGTGGGGATTCAACGAAAATGGGGGCCTCATCTGGTTGAGCCCAGTGTGATTGTCAAGGCAACACCACCACCCGCTCCTCCACAGCCCGAGTCACTAGAACCAACTACAGATCCACCCATATCTATATTACAAAATCATACTGCATTATCTGTACTGAAAAATGAATGTTCAAATACACCAACATCGCCAGTGACTCCAATAGCTCCTGGGCCTCCATCATTGCCACCTACTGCTAAACTGGATCCTGCGCTACCAACATCCCCTTTAATTAGGTCACCACCTGCACCTTTACAACCTCAAATGCCTAAAATGAGTCCACctccaccaccaccaccgccgccgccgccgctaccGGAAGTAAATATGCCGCCACCTCCACCGATGTCAGAAATAGGCCCCCCACCGCCCCCGCCGCCACCTATGCCTGAAATGCTTGGGATGGGCTCATCACCTACACCAATGTCTGGTACGGAATTCCCGCTGCCACTTACAATGGGCCCCCCACCGCCGCCGATGCCTGGGATGGCCCCCCCGCCGCCACCGATGCCCGGGATGGGCCCCCCACCACCTCCGATGCCTGGTATGGGcccaccgccgccgccgatgCCTGGTATGGGTCCCCCACCGCCACCGATGCCTGGTATGGGcccaccgccgccgccgatgCCTGGTATGGGTCCCCCACCGCCACCGATGCCTGGTATGGGACCCCCGCCGCCACCGATGCCTGGTATGGGCCCTCCACCGCCACCGATGCCCGGGATGGGCCCCCCACCGCCACCGATGCCCGGTATGGGCCCTCCACCGCCTCCTCCGCCGGCTTCCTTCGGGGGTCCACCGCCACCAGggccaccaccgcccatgggtCCCGTGCCCTTCCCTGCACCGCCGGCCGGTGGCTGGAACATGCAGCGATCAA GCTTGAGAAAGATTCCGGTAAAACCTGCGGCACCCATGAAACCATTATATTGGACTCGAATTTTAGCCCCACCAGTGCCAACCTTGCAGGGTGAAGTGGTCTCCCCACCATTGAAACCTCTCTGGTTAGAAATAGAAGAAACTAGCTTAGACAATATTGACGAATTCACGGATCTCTTCTCAAGACAAGTTGTTAAAGCACCTGTAAAAAAGAAAGTGGAAGTGAAGACTAAGATTCAACCAGTGAAGATATTAGAAAGTAAGCGGTCACAGAATGTGGGTATACTAGCACAAAGCTTGCACGTCGAGTTTTCGGAAATCGAAAATGCCATATACAACTTCGATACGTCCGTAGTGAGTTTAGAAGCATTGCAACAGATTTATGAGATG AGAGCGTCTGAAGAAGAATTAAGTATGATAAAGGAGCACTTGCGAAGCAAGCCGGATGTGCCATTAGATAAGCCAGAAGCATTTTTACACGACCTCTCCGGAATACCAAATTTCGCCGAGCGTATCTCCTGTTTTATGTTTCAAGCAGAATTTGAGGACGCTGTTAGCACAACGATGCACAAATTGGACAACTTGAAGCACACGTGCGAG TTCCTGACCACGAGCGAAGCTCTGAAAAAGGTGTTCGCGATAATCCTGACTCTGGGCAACTACATGAACGGCGGCAACGGTCAGCGCGGCCAGGCTGACGGGTTCGGCCTCGAGATACTCTCCAAACTCAAAGATGTTAAG TCGAAGCGTTCTAACGTGACGCTGCTGCACTTCATCGTGCGCACGTACCTGCGCGTGTGCGGCGGCGCGCTGTCGGGCGCGTGCGCGCTGCCCGTGCCCGAGCCGGGCGACgtggcgcgcgccgccgccgtcgacttcgccgccgccgcgcaaCATCTGCAAGCGCTCACTGAACAGCTCGCCG CTCAGTAG